A region from the Achromobacter seleniivolatilans genome encodes:
- a CDS encoding FUSC family protein: MDLRIASIRRFLYSHYFFGGVRQGVGMLLPVLVLGGIFGNYTTGLVATFGAQCLAIIDQPGGPQRHRTNEMLGGAALGTLTVIITGLASTHPVLIWLVVIAQCFVYSMFTVFGKRGGLIGFAGLLLMTLTMHSPLEPHEVLAHAAATLGGALFYVVFSLGFSRLFWLREEQQAMSVALFATGDYVAARAAFYDETADLDEAYRTLIQRQSVMTEKHQAARDMVLRALPRGKGMGDRQRVMIWNMFVDMLQLLDTLVATHTDYAALRRTLAGNDCLMFMRDALVKMSLELNRIALDVSRGRQVQYRSSAKAELRAIEYEIEQLKQQGLGEREPEMLALIIQVLRRLRNSARIVDRLADHTAASPDAKPTDVLRINKSLTRFISRQEFRFGLLTSNLRMDSPHFRYALRVTAAAAIAMTLASRWLSPAFSAHNYWIMLTIVIIMKPGFALTRQRNGWRLMGTLIGCICALLLFNVTDRPGVLFAVLLGACIMGNSLVQLNYMASAIFNTLFVVLVFHFVSPGTVSMAVIGERALDTLLGCSLALVCSYILPWWEARYLKPLAAAATRANREYLLAGLRYAEAMQAHGAPVGNAAAETPAVTDADLAWRLARKNVHISFSNFAEAFYRMMSEPKSHQVSVPELNNLLIQNHVLASQITAAIPILAALPKTPEPVQLALNGMVDLLDENRPQAPTDLPTQFDTEGEQAALAYPVKQMLKASHMIRQELQALADPTHSPPVAAVAS, translated from the coding sequence ATGGATTTGCGCATTGCCAGCATTCGCCGTTTCCTCTACAGCCACTACTTCTTCGGAGGGGTGCGCCAGGGGGTAGGCATGCTGTTGCCCGTGCTGGTGCTGGGCGGCATTTTCGGCAACTACACCACGGGGCTGGTGGCGACCTTCGGCGCGCAGTGCCTGGCGATCATCGACCAGCCCGGCGGGCCGCAGCGCCATCGCACCAACGAGATGCTGGGCGGCGCTGCGCTGGGCACATTGACCGTCATCATTACGGGCCTAGCGTCCACGCACCCGGTGCTGATCTGGCTGGTGGTTATCGCGCAGTGCTTTGTCTATTCCATGTTCACGGTGTTCGGCAAACGCGGCGGACTGATCGGCTTTGCTGGCCTGCTGCTGATGACCTTGACCATGCACTCGCCGCTGGAACCTCACGAAGTGCTGGCCCACGCCGCGGCCACCCTCGGCGGCGCCCTCTTCTACGTCGTGTTCAGTTTGGGGTTTTCGCGCCTGTTCTGGCTGCGCGAAGAACAGCAGGCCATGTCGGTGGCCCTGTTCGCCACCGGTGACTATGTGGCTGCTCGCGCCGCGTTCTATGACGAAACCGCCGATCTGGACGAGGCCTATCGCACGCTGATCCAGCGTCAATCCGTCATGACGGAAAAGCACCAGGCCGCGCGCGACATGGTGCTGCGCGCCCTGCCCCGCGGCAAAGGCATGGGCGACCGCCAGCGCGTGATGATCTGGAACATGTTCGTCGACATGCTCCAGCTGTTGGACACGCTGGTTGCCACGCACACTGACTACGCCGCGCTGCGCCGCACGCTGGCTGGCAACGATTGCCTGATGTTCATGCGCGATGCACTGGTGAAGATGTCGCTGGAACTGAACCGCATTGCGCTTGACGTGTCGCGTGGGCGCCAGGTTCAGTACCGCAGCAGCGCCAAGGCCGAACTGCGCGCCATCGAATACGAAATCGAACAACTCAAGCAACAGGGCCTGGGCGAACGCGAGCCTGAGATGCTGGCCTTGATCATCCAGGTGCTGCGCCGGTTGCGCAATTCCGCCCGCATCGTGGACCGGCTGGCGGATCACACTGCGGCATCGCCCGACGCCAAACCCACGGACGTATTGCGTATCAACAAGTCGCTGACCCGATTCATCTCGCGCCAGGAATTCCGGTTCGGTTTGCTGACCAGCAATCTGCGTATGGACTCGCCGCACTTCCGCTACGCGTTGCGCGTGACGGCTGCTGCCGCCATCGCCATGACCCTGGCCAGCCGCTGGCTGTCGCCCGCTTTTTCTGCGCACAACTACTGGATCATGCTGACCATCGTCATCATCATGAAACCGGGCTTTGCGCTGACGCGGCAACGCAACGGCTGGCGGCTGATGGGCACACTGATCGGCTGCATCTGCGCATTGCTTCTGTTCAACGTGACCGACAGGCCCGGCGTGCTGTTCGCGGTGCTGCTGGGCGCCTGCATCATGGGCAACAGTCTGGTCCAGCTGAACTACATGGCCAGCGCCATCTTCAACACCTTGTTCGTGGTGCTGGTCTTTCACTTCGTGTCGCCGGGCACAGTGTCTATGGCGGTGATCGGCGAACGGGCGCTGGACACCCTGCTGGGCTGCTCGCTGGCGCTGGTGTGCAGCTATATCCTGCCATGGTGGGAGGCGCGCTATCTGAAGCCCTTGGCAGCTGCCGCCACGCGCGCCAACCGGGAATACCTGTTGGCGGGCCTGCGTTACGCCGAAGCCATGCAAGCCCATGGCGCGCCGGTAGGCAACGCTGCCGCCGAGACCCCGGCCGTGACGGATGCGGACCTGGCGTGGCGCCTGGCGCGCAAGAACGTGCACATTTCGTTCAGCAACTTTGCGGAAGCCTTCTACCGGATGATGAGCGAACCGAAGTCGCATCAGGTCAGCGTGCCTGAGCTGAACAATCTGCTGATCCAGAACCACGTGCTGGCGTCCCAGATCACGGCAGCCATTCCCATTCTTGCTGCCTTGCCCAAAACGCCAGAGCCGGTACAACTGGCGCTCAACGGCATGGTAGACCTGCTGGACGAAAACCGGCCGCAAGCGCCTACTGATCTGCCTACGCAATTCGATACCGAAGGCGAGCAAGCCGCACTGGCCTACCCCGTCAAACAGATGCTGAAGGCATCCCACATGATCCGGCAGGAATTACAGGCGCTGGCTGACCCGACCCACTCGCCGCCGGTGGCGGCGGTGGCGTCGTGA
- the yaaA gene encoding peroxide stress protein YaaA — MLLLLSPAKKLDYDSPLHIETHTQPLFVDQAAGLIKVLKTKSAEDISELMSLSPALSELNVQRYAHWKRTFTQANARQAVLAFNGDVYEGLDAATLSAKQLDWAQEHVAILSGLYGVLRPLDLMQPYRLEMGTRLVTPKGKNLYEYWGSTIAGYLNERQEGKKAPVIVNLASEEYFKSVDLKTLKARVVQCVFQDWKNDAWKIISFHAKRARGLMARYAIEHKVAKPEGLQGFDVEGYAYDASASSEDKLVFRRKV; from the coding sequence ATGTTGTTGTTGCTTTCTCCCGCCAAGAAGCTGGACTATGACTCGCCGTTGCACATCGAGACCCATACCCAGCCGCTGTTCGTGGACCAGGCTGCCGGCCTGATCAAGGTCTTGAAGACCAAGTCCGCGGAAGATATTTCCGAACTGATGAGCCTCAGCCCGGCCCTGTCCGAGCTGAATGTGCAGCGTTATGCCCACTGGAAACGCACCTTCACGCAGGCCAATGCACGGCAAGCCGTGCTGGCTTTCAATGGTGATGTGTACGAAGGACTGGACGCCGCCACCCTGTCCGCCAAGCAGCTCGATTGGGCGCAAGAGCATGTGGCCATTCTGAGCGGCTTGTATGGCGTGTTGCGTCCGTTGGACCTGATGCAGCCATACCGCCTGGAGATGGGTACGCGTCTGGTCACGCCCAAGGGCAAGAACCTGTATGAGTACTGGGGTTCGACGATTGCCGGCTATTTGAATGAGCGCCAGGAAGGCAAGAAAGCGCCGGTGATCGTCAATCTGGCGTCTGAAGAGTATTTCAAGTCGGTTGACCTTAAAACCCTGAAGGCGCGCGTAGTGCAATGCGTGTTCCAGGACTGGAAGAACGACGCCTGGAAAATCATCAGCTTTCACGCCAAGCGCGCGCGCGGCCTGATGGCCCGTTATGCCATTGAGCACAAAGTCGCCAAGCCTGAAGGCTTGCAAGGCTTTGATGTGGAAGGCTACGCCTACGACGCGTCGGCGTCCTCGGAAGACAAGCTGGTGTTTCGGCGCAAGGTCTGA